AAATCTGCCCGGAAAAATAAGAAATTTACTCTACTTTACGATTGGTGTGTTTGCTTCTGCAATTTTCTTTTTTTGCATTTTCCGTCTGCTTAAAACAGCTTTTTTATAAATATCAGTAACTGTTGTCTTGAAAGGAATGGATCACAACTTTTTTATGGATTTCCTTGATTCTCCCAACCTGCCCGTCCGTTAATTGAACTTTTATCCCATGTGGGTAAGTTGAAGAGTTGTTAATATTCTCTTTACAGGCGTATCTTGTCGTTCTTGTCCCGTTCGCGAAGCTTCTGGACTACTGTTTTGAGAACAGGAAGATCTTCTTTTACGGTATCCCATACAGCATTAGTATCAACACCAAATAATCATGGATTAGTTTATCTCTCATGCCTGCTATTCCTCTCAAGTGGACCTTGAGGATATTTTTCTCTCAGAACCTGCGATAGGTTTTTGGTAGCTTCGCCAATTATCTGGATTTGCCTGTTTGCCTGATAGTTCCGTCCTGAACAAGGCTATTTGACAAGAATTCTTCTTCGCTAAGGTCTCCTGTATATTTTTCAATAGAGGAGATGGACTGAAGGATGTGGCTGAGATAAACCATGTCATCTTTTTTCATTCGGAGATCACTCTGGCTTCTTTTTTAATTCCCTCTATCAAGTACGGACTTATTGACTTTTCAGTTAGAAGATCAACTTTTATTCCCAGGTAATCCGACAGTTCCAGTTCTATATTCACGAGAGTTAGCAGGCTTTTTCGCTCGGCAAACTCAACCAGAACATCAATATCAATTTCGGGTTTCTCTTCGCCTCTAACATAAGACCCAAAAACAGATACTTTAACTGCTCCGTATTTTTTCAGAAAAGAAGAGATTTTGCGGAAGAGCTCTTCCCGTTCTTTCACAGTTTGCATGCTGGTATATCTTGTTTTTTTAATTTAAACCTTCCCGATTTGCGTTTCGACATCAGATTTGTGTTTCGGGAGCCTGCGGTCTTTTTCTCTCACTGCGCTCGCTCAAGAGGACATTAACCGGTTGTTCTATAATTTTATTTACAGTTGTGGATAAACGGCTCAGCCATTCTCCTCAAGCAGCCAGTACCACAGAGGCACATACCTGATCTTCTTTCCATCAACAACCTCCTCGTCAAAAACATCCGATGTGATGATAGTCCCTTCTTTCATTTTGAAGTTCTTCATTCCGGCAAGCAGGCCGTTTACTTCGCGTTCTTTTGTTATCGAGTCTGACAAATCCGAACAGACCTGTATCAAACGGGTGGGTTCAAGTCCTTCTTTTGTTATGAAATCGACCTCAAAGCCCTTCTGGTCCTGCCAGTAGTAGATTTCGTTTCCGGAGTGTAAGAGCCGGATGAAGACGAGATTCTCATATAATCTTCCGGTATCGGAGGAGAGTTTGAAAGAAACGGCGTTGATCATACCTGTGTCGATACAATATAATTTCCTGGGTTTGTTCATCTGTTGCTTTAGCGATTCATTGTAGTGGTTGACGCTAAAGAGCAGGAATGCGTCCTCAAGGTATGCAATATAATTGATTATAGCATCTGTACTGAGGGAGGAATAATTGGCAAACAGTCTTCTGAGAGAGTTGTAGGTATGAGGTTTTGCAATATTCGATATGCAGAATAGCGCCAGGTCTTTGAATATCAGGGGATTGCGTACTCCATGCCTTGAAATAATATCCCGGTAGATAATGTCGTCAAAATATGACTGCAATGTTTCCCGATGTTGAACCGACGGATAGACTATGGTCTCGGGGAATCCTCCTTTTTCCAGGTATTCGTTGAATCTGCGTTTGACAACTGGCCTGTCTTCCGAATAAGGGAGTGTTTTCATATCAAAGGTTATTGAATGATAATCCAGGAATTCTGCAAAACTGAAAGGGAACATTCTGGTGCTCAGATGCCTGCCTGTTAATAAGGTGGATATCTCCTGTGAAAGCAAGGATGCATTCGAGCCGCTAATTACTAACTTTACATTCTGTTTTCTATCGTAAATGCCTTTAACCCATCGTTCCCATGAAGGGAAGTTCTGGATTTCATCAAGGAAAAGATACAAACGGTCTCCTTCGGATATCTCCTGAATTTCCCTGAAAGTTTCTACCAACAGCTGCAACTCGTCCCCATTTAGCGGCTGCAAACGATCATCATTAAGATTCAGGTACAATATATTGCTCTTTGGTACGCCACGTTCAAGCAGTTCCAATATCAGTTGATACATATAGTATGTTTTGCCGCATCTCCTCACACCAACTATGTCATTTACATGCGGAGCATCAATGTTCACATTATACCTGCGCTCCTGCAGTGGTGGTAATACTCTTCCCTCCCACTCGATAATGGCACTTTTCAGTTTCTCTCTTGTATCCACAAAGAATAGTCAGGAATCTCTTATTTATATACTTGTCCATTATAGTCGATGAAATGTGCTAATTTTATCGTGTATAAACGATAAATTTATGAGATTGTGTTTACATGTTTTGGAGCTTTTGCGTGCACTACTTTATTACCATTGCAAGGAAATAGAAACACGCAGGATTTTCCAAAATGTGCCTTTGATCTTGCATTCTTCCGTTTGTCCTCTGCATTATCCGAATATACAAATTATGAGGATGAGTAAAAAAGGAATTACTATTTCTTCAATAAGTCTGCACAGATGGTAATAGACGAGATTCGTAAATTATTAGAGGAAACACTATTATGTTAAAAACAAGATTGATAGGCCTGTTTCGCTTATTCCGTTCTGAACTGCCATTTGCTGCGGGAGTGTGCGTGATATTGGGGGAATTACTAGCATTGGGTGGAATTCCCGCCCCAGCAGAAATTTTACTGGGATTTCTGAGCTTTTTTTTCATTTCGGCTGCAGCTCTGATCCTGAATGACTATTTTGATATCGAAAGTGACAAAATAAACGCACCGGAAAGGCCGCTCCCGGCAGGTCTTGTTACTGAGCGAGATGTTGTGTTACTCTCCATTGCAGTGACAATGCTTGGATTTATCACAGGCTACCTGATTAGCATGGAGGCTTTGTTAGTAGTTATTTTAGTCTGGACAGTGGGTTTTCTTTACAATTGGAGGTTCAAAAAGGCTGGTTTCATTGGAAATCTGATGGTTAGTTTTTCGGTTGGTATGACTTTTGTTTTTGGCGGCATAGTAGCAGGTAAACCATTTGAAACTATAGTCTGGTTTTTCGCGATCATAGTAATGCTAGTAGACCTGGGGGAAGAAATTGCTGCAGATGCTATGGATATTGAAGGGGACCGGAAGGCAGGGTCCCGTTCCTTGGCCCTGATACTTGGACGTGAAAACGCACTGAAAATCAGCGCAGTGATTTTCTCACTGGTAGTTTTTGCAAGTATCTTGCCGTTTCTCCTGGGCTGGTTAGAGTGGATTTATCTTTTTCCCATTTTACTGATGGATGTGATTATTCTGTACTCAACCAGTAAATTGTTAGACTCGAGAATAGTAAATCGGCGAATTTATATTCGCTGGATATACTTGAGTGGATTGGTGGCATTCTTAATTATCATAATTATTCGAATGGTTATGTGAAAATCTGATGGCAATTCGATTCTAAGCCTCCCAATACTGCGTGCAGCGGACAGGTGCGGGAATTCGCCCACCCTTTTCGGGATTCTACCCAAAGGTGGATTCGAAGTCTGGTGATTTTTCTTATCAGATCCGCCCTTGCAGGCAACGCCAGCAGTTGGACGGCAGCTCCGCCTGCCCAGCCGATTTGCGAGCAAAATCCACTAAAATAAGGATTGGAACCGTTTATCAAAATACTTAACACTATAGATGTATCTTTTCTAATTGATTATTCTGAGAATGAACCTCTTTAATAACTGCTCTTCTTCCCAACATCCCCCTCAAGCAGCCAGTACCACAAAGGCACATACCTGATCTTCTTCCCATCAATAACCTCCTCATCAAAGACATCCGATATGAGGATAGTTCCCTTTTTCATTTTGGGGTTTCTTGCCAGATTTTCCTGATAGATGCTATTTTTATGGTACAAAATCATTAAAAATCATAATGCCAAAAGAGGATTTCAGCAATTCAAATATTCAAAAATTTCAGAAAAAACCTGTAAGAAGATTAAAAAGTGGGATACGACGAGAGTAAATTTGAGAATTTCGGAGAAACTCTCTGATTAAGAAGATTATTTCGTTCTATTGTTCAATTACCTGCTCTGAGATAGAAACTTTTCCCAAAAACCGTTTTTATACTGATTTATTTATATTTTTTAGCTGCGTTTGTATTATTAACGAAATCAAGACAAGAAAATAACTGCTTCTGATCAGGGATACATTATAGCATTTGTTGATTTTAAGCTAGCATTTGTTGATTTTAAGCAGTTTCATTAGTATAATGAAAGTGGGGGTTCGATATATGACCCGTTGCTTGCAACGGGCAGCTATAAGTTTAGCTTGGGGGGAACAAATGAGAGGTAAATTCTTTTTTATAGCCTTAGTTTTTCAGTTTTTAATTATGATTTCTATAGTTGCATCGACCTGACAGGAAACCTGGTTTAGGAAAGGATATGAGCCTGACATTTATGGTGACAAAGTAGTGTGGTCAAATGGCAGTATTCATCTTTACGAAATAACCAGTGGAACTGACACTGAGCTCAACTCCTCTTCAGCACGACACCCAGCCTCTATAAGAACAAATAGTGTGGCTTGATAACAGCAGTGGAAGCTCCTGTCTTTATGTTTATGGCATATCAACTGGTGAAAAGTTTCAGATTAACAAAAAAGTAGGCAGTGGTAGGACCTGCGAGGTCAATGGTAAGACTTATGTGGCTGTGGAAGTGACCCAGCTATTTGCGGTAACATAACAGTATGGCAGGATTATATCTACAGTGAAAATTACTGACTTTGAGACCTGATTTCCTGAAATTTTAGATTCATTTAGAATTCAAAGCCCTGTTTCACTTTGATGTCATCGGTACTACCCGCCTATATTTTATTTTTTATGGAATCCCATGGTATTTATACGGATTTTTGCTTCTATTCAAATCTGAACATTAGATACACGACCTGAAATTAAAATATATTTTATAAATATTAAGTCTAAAAGAAAAAATTTAAAAATTATGGACAAAATTTACTATTAATGGTTTTCAAATGAAATAAAAGGTAACGATTTCAAATGGAACAAAGGAAAGAGAATGAAAATAAGAGAAAGTCATACTCGGTATCCTTAGTTTCAACAGTTTTGATTTTGTTTTTAATGCTCTTTTTAATTCTAACTTTACCTATGGCATCGGCAGCTAATGAAGAAAAGGTTCCATTCAAAATCAATGAAACCCAGATTACAACCAGCGGATCAGCAGAAAGACCTGTCATCTACAAGGACATGATAGTATGGCAGGATTATCGCTATGGAAACTATGGTGATGGAACGTTTGATGGAACGTACGATGTATATGTGTATAATCTTTCAACGTCCAGAGAGATTCAGATTACTACACCCGGATCTGCAGCAACGAATCCGGATATCTATGGCGACAGGATAGTATGGAGTGATGATCGAAACGGAAACTTTAGACTTGAAAAATCCGATATCTACATGTGCAGTCTTTCCACTTCCACGGAAACTCGGATTACCGCCAATGAATCTTACTCTGTCTCTCCTGCTATCTACGAAGACAGAATAGTATGGACCGAATACAACAATGTTCATATGTACAATCTTTCCACCCAAGAAGGCAGTCAGATAGTTACCAGCGAATCAATGATATTTAGTCCTGCAATCTATGGCAACAATATAGTGTGGGAAGAATTACTTGTTTCAACTGACAACGGGGTTTCTCGTGACATCTACTTTTATGGTTTCGATACTCATAAGAAAACTCAGATAACTACCGGTGGGTCAGCAGGCAGTCCTGAGATCTACGGGGACAGGATAGTATATGAGGACTGGCGTGATGGACATTCAAATATCTATATGTATAACACATCCACTTCCAGCGAAACTCAAATAACTACCAGTGGATCAGCAAGCAGCCCTGATATCTATGATAACAGAATAGTGTGGCTTGATGGGCGTAATGGAGACACTGATGTTTACATGTACAATCTTTCCACTCACAGGGAAATTCGGGTTACCAGCAGCGAATCAAGTAAGGAATACCCTGCGATCTACGGGGACAGGATAGTGTGGGAAGATACCTTTAATGGAACCTCCAATATCTATATGAGTACTTTCTCAGGGGACGAGTCAGAACTCAAAACACCTGTAGTGAATTTTACCAGCAATATTACAGAGGGTTATGCTCCCCTTACGGTAAAGTTTACAGACCTATCAGAAAATGCAACTGAATGGAATTGGAACTTTGGAGATGGAACCAACTCGACCCGTAAGAATCTGGAGCACACTTTTTCTGCAGCAGGATATTACAGAGTAACGCTTAATGTGAGCAATGCGTATGGGACGGATACGAAGAAAATAGATATAAATGTGAGAAATAATTCCCAAAAAATCCCCTGCAGATTCAATTTTTTGATTTTTGAGATGCTGGTACTGTATCTCTTTAAGAGGTCAGCCTGAAACTGCTACAGGAGAATTACTTGAAAAGAATTAAGTTCATGTCTGGCATTTTTTTCTTTTTATGGAGAGTGGTAGAGAAAACTGTAACTTATTTTGACTCACCTTTTTTAACTCATCTAAAATATCCAGACGCTTCGGGGGAAGTTACAAAAAATATGGGATCACCGGTACATCTTTTGCCATTCTTCCTTTTTCAAGCTCTATTTTCAGTTATTATTGGTTTCTTAATTATATTTCTTTAGTTATTATATGTCAGAAATAATAATCTCTTTATGAGACTCGAGGACTATTTACTGGTTTCCGGGTTTCGATTAGTGATAGCTGACGTCAGTAGAATTAATTCTAAAGAAAAGGGGGTAATTAAGCATGGGCGAAGAAATGGCAGGAAAAGCTCAAATGCATCACGGCTCAATGTCCGAGATATGGGAGCTTCTGACCGAAGAGCAGAAAAGAGAAGTTGCGTTAATGAAAATGGAAATGAAAATACAATGGATGGAAATGAAAATAAATAAAATGGAAAAAAAGATCGAGCTAAAGAAAAAATCCATAGACAACATTAAAAAGGTCCAGGGAATGATAAAAAAATAAGAAGCAAGGGGCCGAGAGCTTTATATCCTGAAAAATACGGATAATTTTTAACTTTTTGAAAGCTCTCGATACCCAACACTTACTCCTGTCCAGATCCCTATTTTGATTTTCCATTTTTTATAATTATTCTTCGTGGTAAAAAGACAACTTGCGAAAATTATTTATCTGCTCAGATCAAATAGATAGTCATGTTAAGTATTGAACAGGCCTGTTTTGGCTAACTATTGGACTATTGGTAACTATGTTTTCTAATTAATCCAGAATCTGAATAAATTTATGCTCGGGTTTGATTTTTCTTCCTTTGAAAAAATGATTTGCTTTTTGTTAATGAATCGTATAAAAAATGAAAATAGGAGGAACAGTGATATCTAATGAAACACATTATAAAGATTTGTCCAGTGTGCGGTAATCAGTTTGTCGTCCTGGAAAGCATGGAAGAAAAAGCTATTTACTGCACGATTAAGTGCTTTCTGGAATCTCAGGATCAAACGAGTAAAGATGAAACCTCTACTTCACTGCCTGAATAGTCTATTTATGATCTATTGAGTCAGACTGCGTGAGATTTGATTAATCCTCGGTTTTCTTTAATCTACAGGGGGAATTCGTATGGCAAGGAATACTGGTGAAGGTAGACGGACTGGTGCCGTCAAGGGACGGTCACAGGCGTATAACCTAAAAACCGATAAATGGGTTCAGTTTGATGAGAATCACAAAATTATGACCAGCACTGACAACCCGCGAAAAGGAGTTAGAAGAAAAGGGATAAAATAATTTGAATGAGTGCGTACAATAGGCACCTTGTCTGGTTTTGTACATGGTTTATAGGGGGGAGAAATAATGAATTTTATCCTTCGTCCTGTACTTTTTATCTCTTCTGGATTTCCTAAATGGATAATTACTTTTTAATGATCCCTGCCATTTTTCCTAGCATCTTAATAAATTATCTTATTAAGCGTTCGTCTTCTTTTAAGGATTCCTTAAGAGCTTCTACTTTCCTTTTCAGTACATTGATTTCTTTTACCAGCGAGTTTGTAATTGCCTCTATTTCCTTTGCTTCTTCTACCGCTAACTGTTTTTTTGATAACAAGTTTATGACCTCCCTAAAATAGTTTATTAAGCAGCTTCATTTTGTAAGGTTTATGTTGCTCAAAATTTATAATCTTACCAGATAAACTGTATTTGAACATATATATAATTATTCTACAGTTGTAAATGACATTATCCAAGCAAATAGTTTAATTTTTCATCAAAGGTATGAGTTAAGGGTTTAGTATCTCAAGGCTTATCGAACAAACCGGAATTATTTATTTAAGTGTTTAATCAGCACCCATCCCGAATCTAATAAAACAAAAGCTTTATATTCGAATTTTACGTACTTCTTCCCACAGCATTGTACATAGATGAACATCATATTTCCGCAGCAAGAGCAGCGGTAAAACTCCTTAAAATATCTTTTCGAATTCTCAAAACAACTTATCAGATTATTTGAGAGTTCAGGTTTGTTTTTAACCTCATTTTATTTCCTTTGAGGCCTGTCAAAATTATCCATTTCATTAAATATTACCCACGATCCGAGATGAGCTTATTTGACTGAAAAAAAACTATTAATGGGTAATGAAGCCATTGCACTTGGAGCTATAGAGGCCGGAGTCCAGGTAGTAACAGGGTATCCCGGCACCCCCTCGACCGAAGCTCTGGAAACGATTGCCCGGCATGCCAACAGGTGCGGGATCTATACAGAGTGGTCGAGCAATGAAAAGGTTGCACTTGAAACGGCTGTAGGGGCAGCTTACTCCGAGGCAAAGGCGCTTGTGACCATGAAGCAGGTAGGATTAAATGTTGCATCTGATCCCCTGATGAGCCTGAGCTATATCGGCGTAAAAGGGGCTCTTGTCCTGCTTGTTGCAGACGATCCCGGACCTCATTCTTCCCAGACCGAACAGGATACAAGGGCTTTCGGGCATTTTGCAAATATCCCTGTCCTTGACCCTGCAACCCCTCAGGAAGCTTACGAGCTTACAAAGCTGGCTTTCGAGCTTTCTCACGAATTCGAAATCCCTGTTATCCTCAGGACTACCACGCGGGTTTCCCACAGCTGTGGTGACGTCGAGCTTGCAGTTTCAGAATCTAAAGCCCCAAAACCTGTTCCGGTTGAAACTTCCTGCGAGGGCTTCACAAAGGACAGGCGCTGGACGATTTTTCCGAGGCTTACTGCAGAGCGGCACCCCTGGCTTGAAAACGTGCAGGTGCAGCTTTCCAACCGCTTTTCAGAGCCTCCGTACAATTCCGTTTCGGGAACCGGAAAAATAGGGATTATAGCCTCAGGGGTTTCAGCCCTCTATGTAAAGGAGGCTGTAAAAAGTTTTGAAGAACTTTTCACTCTTTTCCGAGTCGGGACAGTATATCCTTTCCCTGAAAAGGCAGCTCTTTCCTTCTTAAAGGGAATCGAAAAACTGATCGTGGTCGAAGAACTTGACCCTTACCTTGAAGAACAGGCTCTCCAGCTTATCGGAAGGTCTCATTTGCCTGTTGACGTTTACGGAAAAAAGAACGGCTTTTTCCCTGTGAGCGGGGAATATAACGTTGATGTTATTATTGATTGTATAAACAAGGTATTTGCAGAACTCGGGGAAACTGCCAGCCTTTCTCATGCTGTCCCTGCTGTTTTGAGGGGAGAACTTCCGCCCCTGCCTGTCAGGGCTCCGACTCTCTGTGCCGGCTGCATGCACAGGACTGTTTTTTATGCATTCAAGCAGACTGCAAAACGGCTCAAAAAAGACTCTCAGGTCGAGACCATTTTTTCCGGAGATATCGGCTGTTATACCCTTGGAAACGCACATCCTCTCAATATGGTTGACACCTGCCTCTGCATGGGAGCAGGGATGAGCATTGCAGGAGGTCTTTCCCGCACAAACCCTGAGGCAAAGCAGGTGGCTTTTATCGGGGACTCAACATTCTTCCATTCAGGCATTCCTGCAGTGGTAAATGCTGTTTACAACGGAGCCAATGTTACCCTTGCAGTTCTTGACAACCGCACAACTGCCATGACAGGACACCAGCCCCATCCCGGAATAGGAGTAACTGCGCTTGGAAGTCCCTCAAAAGCAATTGATATTGCCGACGTGGTCAGAAGCTGTGGAGTAGAATTTGTAAGGTCCGTAGATATAGACAGCCTGGAAAATTGCCTTGAAGGCTGCGTAGAAGCGGCAAAAGAAGCTATTGAATTTAAAGGCCCTTCAGTAGTCGTGTTTAAAGGAAAATGTGTTGGGATTACAAAGCCCAGTATACGGTTTATAATTGATACTGAAAGCTGTACAGGCTGCGGATTATGCGTAAAGCAGCTCGGCTGCCCTGCTCTTTTCCTCCCTTCAGGAGAAGAGAAGCCTATTATCCAGAATAGCTGCAGCGGCTGCGGGCTCTGTGAACAGGTATGTATTTCAGGAGCCATAAGGGAAAGTGGGGTGAAGAAATGAAGGGCGAAGGAACGAGAGTTGAAAGGACAAAACCTGACGGAAAGAAGTACGATATTCTGATTGCAGGTGTTGGAGGGCAGGGTGTTGTACTTGCTTCCCGCATGCTTGCGCTTACTGCAATTAAAACCGGGTTCCATGTAAGTACGGCTGAAACCATAGGCATGTCCCAGAGGGAAGGCTCAGTCAGCAGTCATGTAAGAATAGGAGACGAGATTTCGGGCTCCTTAATCCCGGCAGGGAAGGCAGACCTGCTTATAGGGCTTGAACCCGCAGAAACCGTAAGGAATCTTCCATTCCTGAAAAAGAACGGAAAAGTAATAGTAAACTCTCATACCATACCTCCGGCATCCAAGCCCCCCGGAAGCCCTGAATATGACCCTGAAGCTTTGCTGTCTTTTCTGGAAGCACACTTTCCGGGCATGATCTGCCTGGATTTCACCCGGCTTGCTGAAGAGGTAGGGACATACAGGGCTGCCAATGTTGCTATGCTGGGAGCGGCTGCGGGCATGGATATATTGCCTTTTTCAAGAGAAACTATTATGGCGGTACTTGAAACCGAAATTCCTGAAAAACACAGGGCTGTAAACAGGGCTGTGTTTGAAGGTGCAATCGAAAAAATCAAGTTAATCTCCGCGCCCCTGAATGGGGAACAGAAGGTGAAATCAAATGTATGAAGCATCCCTGGAGTCTGAGCTCGACCCGGATGTCCAGCTCTACCATCCCAAACTCTCGGAAGAAGACACCCTTGTAAAATTGAAGAACCTGCTTAAACGTGTGGTTGAAGGTAGCCCTTTTTACCAGAAGAAATTCAGGGAAACAAACGTGGATACCGAGAAAATAAAGTCTCTTGAAGACCTCAAACTCCTGCCTTTCACACACAAAGAGGAACTGAGAGACGCTTATCCCCTTGGTCTACAGGCAGTGTCTGATTCCGCAGTTGTCAGGATCCACTCTTCCTCAGGAACAACCGGTAAGCCTGTCATTATCCCCTATACCCGTAAAGATGTCGATGTTTGGGCTGAACAGATGATGCGCTGCTACATGCTGGCAGGGCTCACCAACCAGGACAGGATTCAGATAACTCCGGGGTACGGACTCTGGACCGCAGGAATAGGGTTTCAGCTTGGAGCCGAGCGCCTTGGAGCAATGGCAATACCCACTGGTCCAGGAAATACTGAGAAACAGCTTGAGATGCTTGTTGACCTTAAATCCACCGCCCTTGCAAGCACCTCTTCATATGCGCTTTTGCTTGCCGAAGAGATTGAAAAGCGCGGTCTAAAAGATCAGATCCATCTTAGGGTAGGAGTTATCGGCTCGGAACGCTGGAGCGAAAAGATGCGCAGCAGGATCGAAACCGAGCTCGGAATCGAGACCTTTGACATATACGGGCTGACGGAAATCTATGGTCCAGGAATTGCCCTTGACTGCTCGTACCATGAAGGGATGCACTACTGGTCCGACCACCTGCTTTTTGAAATTATCGACCCTATAACCGGCGAGCAGCTTCCAGAAGGCACCCTCGGAGAGCTTGTTATTACAACCCTTACAAAAGAAGGAGCTCCTCTGATCCGCTACAGGACAAGAGATCTCACTCGCATAATTCCCGGACTCTGTAAATGCGGCTGCCCTTTCCCGAGAATTGACAGAATCCTCGGCAGGTCTGATGACCGTATAAAATTCAAGGCAGTAAATATCTATCCAGGTCAGATTGAGGATATTATCCACAAAGTTCCCGGAGTAAGCAGCGAGTACCAGATCCTCCTTACGCGCAAAGATGGCAGAGACAGCATGACCTTCAGAGTTGAAATTGAAGGAGCAGAAGATCCTGCAAAGAAAGAAAAAGCTGAAAAAGCCCTGGGAAAAGCATTCAAGGACTTTATAGGGGTGAGCGTTGATATTGTGGGTATGAAGCTAGGGGAACTTCCAAGAAGCATGAAAAAGACAAAAAGAGTAATCGACGAAAGGGAGCTTTAAACACTCTTCATATTCTAAGCTCCCTTTCATTAACTATTCCTTAATTTTTATTCAGCTTATTTATTACTCTATCTTTTTACTCGACCTGTTTTATTACCCTGTTTTATTACCCTGTTTTATTACCCTGTTTTATTACCCTGTTTTATTACCCTGTTTTATTACCCTGTTTTATTACCCTGTTTTATTACCCTGTTTTATTACCCTGTTTTATTACCCTGTTTTATTGATTTGTTTCATCATCTTCTGTTCTCTCGTCAATATCGGTTAGTCTGCCTCTAGGAGAATATCTCACTTTAATTTCTTCCGCTGAGGTGGGTTTTTGAGGAGCTTTTTCCTTCTGAAGATCTGTTTTGTATACGATAGTCCTGTAGGGGTACGGGATTTCAATACCTTCCCTGTCAAAGCGGTTTTTAATTGCTTCCCTTATTTCACACCCTGAACTGTATGCGTCACTCCTGTCCTTAAAC
The genomic region above belongs to Methanosarcina horonobensis HB-1 = JCM 15518 and contains:
- a CDS encoding PKD domain-containing protein, yielding MLFLILTLPMASAANEEKVPFKINETQITTSGSAERPVIYKDMIVWQDYRYGNYGDGTFDGTYDVYVYNLSTSREIQITTPGSAATNPDIYGDRIVWSDDRNGNFRLEKSDIYMCSLSTSTETRITANESYSVSPAIYEDRIVWTEYNNVHMYNLSTQEGSQIVTSESMIFSPAIYGNNIVWEELLVSTDNGVSRDIYFYGFDTHKKTQITTGGSAGSPEIYGDRIVYEDWRDGHSNIYMYNTSTSSETQITTSGSASSPDIYDNRIVWLDGRNGDTDVYMYNLSTHREIRVTSSESSKEYPAIYGDRIVWEDTFNGTSNIYMSTFSGDESELKTPVVNFTSNITEGYAPLTVKFTDLSENATEWNWNFGDGTNSTRKNLEHTFSAAGYYRVTLNVSNAYGTDTKKIDINVRNNSQKIPCRFNFLIFEMLVLYLFKRSA
- a CDS encoding indolepyruvate oxidoreductase subunit beta; protein product: MKGEGTRVERTKPDGKKYDILIAGVGGQGVVLASRMLALTAIKTGFHVSTAETIGMSQREGSVSSHVRIGDEISGSLIPAGKADLLIGLEPAETVRNLPFLKKNGKVIVNSHTIPPASKPPGSPEYDPEALLSFLEAHFPGMICLDFTRLAEEVGTYRAANVAMLGAAAGMDILPFSRETIMAVLETEIPEKHRAVNRAVFEGAIEKIKLISAPLNGEQKVKSNV
- a CDS encoding ATP-binding protein — protein: MDTREKLKSAIIEWEGRVLPPLQERRYNVNIDAPHVNDIVGVRRCGKTYYMYQLILELLERGVPKSNILYLNLNDDRLQPLNGDELQLLVETFREIQEISEGDRLYLFLDEIQNFPSWERWVKGIYDRKQNVKLVISGSNASLLSQEISTLLTGRHLSTRMFPFSFAEFLDYHSITFDMKTLPYSEDRPVVKRRFNEYLEKGGFPETIVYPSVQHRETLQSYFDDIIYRDIISRHGVRNPLIFKDLALFCISNIAKPHTYNSLRRLFANYSSLSTDAIINYIAYLEDAFLLFSVNHYNESLKQQMNKPRKLYCIDTGMINAVSFKLSSDTGRLYENLVFIRLLHSGNEIYYWQDQKGFEVDFITKEGLEPTRLIQVCSDLSDSITKEREVNGLLAGMKNFKMKEGTIITSDVFDEEVVDGKKIRYVPLWYWLLEENG
- the iorA gene encoding indolepyruvate ferredoxin oxidoreductase subunit alpha yields the protein MTEKKLLMGNEAIALGAIEAGVQVVTGYPGTPSTEALETIARHANRCGIYTEWSSNEKVALETAVGAAYSEAKALVTMKQVGLNVASDPLMSLSYIGVKGALVLLVADDPGPHSSQTEQDTRAFGHFANIPVLDPATPQEAYELTKLAFELSHEFEIPVILRTTTRVSHSCGDVELAVSESKAPKPVPVETSCEGFTKDRRWTIFPRLTAERHPWLENVQVQLSNRFSEPPYNSVSGTGKIGIIASGVSALYVKEAVKSFEELFTLFRVGTVYPFPEKAALSFLKGIEKLIVVEELDPYLEEQALQLIGRSHLPVDVYGKKNGFFPVSGEYNVDVIIDCINKVFAELGETASLSHAVPAVLRGELPPLPVRAPTLCAGCMHRTVFYAFKQTAKRLKKDSQVETIFSGDIGCYTLGNAHPLNMVDTCLCMGAGMSIAGGLSRTNPEAKQVAFIGDSTFFHSGIPAVVNAVYNGANVTLAVLDNRTTAMTGHQPHPGIGVTALGSPSKAIDIADVVRSCGVEFVRSVDIDSLENCLEGCVEAAKEAIEFKGPSVVVFKGKCVGITKPSIRFIIDTESCTGCGLCVKQLGCPALFLPSGEEKPIIQNSCSGCGLCEQVCISGAIRESGVKK
- a CDS encoding nucleotidyltransferase family protein, with amino-acid sequence MQTVKEREELFRKISSFLKKYGAVKVSVFGSYVRGEEKPEIDIDVLVEFAERKSLLTLVNIELELSDYLGIKVDLLTEKSISPYLIEGIKKEARVISE
- a CDS encoding DUF2196 domain-containing protein is translated as MNNSSTYPHGIKVQLTDGQVGRIKEIHKKVVIHSFQDNSY
- a CDS encoding UbiA family prenyltransferase, whose translation is MLKTRLIGLFRLFRSELPFAAGVCVILGELLALGGIPAPAEILLGFLSFFFISAAALILNDYFDIESDKINAPERPLPAGLVTERDVVLLSIAVTMLGFITGYLISMEALLVVILVWTVGFLYNWRFKKAGFIGNLMVSFSVGMTFVFGGIVAGKPFETIVWFFAIIVMLVDLGEEIAADAMDIEGDRKAGSRSLALILGRENALKISAVIFSLVVFASILPFLLGWLEWIYLFPILLMDVIILYSTSKLLDSRIVNRRIYIRWIYLSGLVAFLIIIIIRMVM
- a CDS encoding HepT-like ribonuclease domain-containing protein, translated to MKKDDMVYLSHILQSISSIEKYTGDLSEEEFLSNSLVQDGTIRQTGKSR